One window from the genome of Megalobrama amblycephala isolate DHTTF-2021 linkage group LG4, ASM1881202v1, whole genome shotgun sequence encodes:
- the alkbh4 gene encoding alpha-ketoglutarate-dependent dioxygenase alkB homolog 4 isoform X2 — MHKRGLMATGQIQSVNCGCKGIRTCLRCEAQVTKQHLLQKNDLIHYDFTYDPVSKTAVREDESGARQSFVFPGIFLWENFVSEDEERELITRMDQDVWRESQSGRRKQDFGPKVNFKKRRVRVGDFTGLPAISRHLVDRMSKVPQLASFKPVEQCNLDYDPDRGSAIDPHLDDSWLWGEHLVTINLLSDTVLTMSLDQGWGDMDHGEVRVAVHLPCRSLVVLYGEARHRWKHAIRREDIHGRRVCSTFRELSAEFLQGGEQEKLGSELLDIALSFKGAPL; from the exons ATGCACAAACGTGGCTTGATGGCTACCGGACAAATTCAGAGTGTTAATTGTGGTTGTAAAGGAATAAGAACATGTCTGAGGTGCGAGGCACAGGTGACTAAACAACATTTACTGCAGAAGAATGACCTG ATACATTATGATTTCACCTATGATCCCGTGTCAAAGACAGCAGTCCGAGAGGATGAGAGTGGTGCTCGACAGTCCTTTGTGTTTCCTGGAATATTTTTGTGGGAGAATTTTGTGTCAGAAGATGAAGAGAGAGAGCTGATCACCAGAATGGATCAAGATGTCTGGAGAGAATCTCAGTCAGGCCGACGGAAACAG GACTTTGGTCCAAAGGTGAACTTCAAGAAACGGCGTGTCCGTGTGGGAGATTTCACTGGCCTGCCTGCGATCAGTCGCCACCTGGTGGACAGGATGTCAAAGGTACCTCAGTTGGCCTCCTTCAAACCAGTAGAGCAGTGCAACCTAGACTATGATCCCGACAGAGGATCTGCTATTGACCCTCACTTGGATGACAGTTGGCTGTGGGGCGAGCATCTGGTCACCATTAACCTGCTCTCGGACACTGTCCTCACCATGAGTTTAGATCAAGGCTGGGGAGACATGGACCACGGTGAGGTGAGAGTGGCCGTGCATTTACCATGCAGATCATTGGTTGTACTCTACGGAGAGGCACGTCACCGGTGGAAACATGCCATCCGCAGAGAAGACATTCATGGGCGCAGAGTGTGCAGCACCTTCCGGGAACTGTCTGCTGAGTTCCTGCAGGGAGGAGAGCAGGAGAAACTGGGCTCAGAGTTGTTAGATATAGCACTGAGCTTCAAGGGTGCGCCTCTGTAA
- the alkbh4 gene encoding alpha-ketoglutarate-dependent dioxygenase alkB homolog 4 isoform X1, which yields MHKRGLMATGQIQSVNCGCKGIRTCLRCEAQVTKQHLLQKNDLILLQIHYDFTYDPVSKTAVREDESGARQSFVFPGIFLWENFVSEDEERELITRMDQDVWRESQSGRRKQDFGPKVNFKKRRVRVGDFTGLPAISRHLVDRMSKVPQLASFKPVEQCNLDYDPDRGSAIDPHLDDSWLWGEHLVTINLLSDTVLTMSLDQGWGDMDHGEVRVAVHLPCRSLVVLYGEARHRWKHAIRREDIHGRRVCSTFRELSAEFLQGGEQEKLGSELLDIALSFKGAPL from the exons ATGCACAAACGTGGCTTGATGGCTACCGGACAAATTCAGAGTGTTAATTGTGGTTGTAAAGGAATAAGAACATGTCTGAGGTGCGAGGCACAGGTGACTAAACAACATTTACTGCAGAAGAATGACCTG ATTTTATTGCAGATACATTATGATTTCACCTATGATCCCGTGTCAAAGACAGCAGTCCGAGAGGATGAGAGTGGTGCTCGACAGTCCTTTGTGTTTCCTGGAATATTTTTGTGGGAGAATTTTGTGTCAGAAGATGAAGAGAGAGAGCTGATCACCAGAATGGATCAAGATGTCTGGAGAGAATCTCAGTCAGGCCGACGGAAACAG GACTTTGGTCCAAAGGTGAACTTCAAGAAACGGCGTGTCCGTGTGGGAGATTTCACTGGCCTGCCTGCGATCAGTCGCCACCTGGTGGACAGGATGTCAAAGGTACCTCAGTTGGCCTCCTTCAAACCAGTAGAGCAGTGCAACCTAGACTATGATCCCGACAGAGGATCTGCTATTGACCCTCACTTGGATGACAGTTGGCTGTGGGGCGAGCATCTGGTCACCATTAACCTGCTCTCGGACACTGTCCTCACCATGAGTTTAGATCAAGGCTGGGGAGACATGGACCACGGTGAGGTGAGAGTGGCCGTGCATTTACCATGCAGATCATTGGTTGTACTCTACGGAGAGGCACGTCACCGGTGGAAACATGCCATCCGCAGAGAAGACATTCATGGGCGCAGAGTGTGCAGCACCTTCCGGGAACTGTCTGCTGAGTTCCTGCAGGGAGGAGAGCAGGAGAAACTGGGCTCAGAGTTGTTAGATATAGCACTGAGCTTCAAGGGTGCGCCTCTGTAA
- the alkbh4 gene encoding alpha-ketoglutarate-dependent dioxygenase alkB homolog 4 isoform X3 codes for MDQDVWRESQSGRRKQDFGPKVNFKKRRVRVGDFTGLPAISRHLVDRMSKVPQLASFKPVEQCNLDYDPDRGSAIDPHLDDSWLWGEHLVTINLLSDTVLTMSLDQGWGDMDHGEVRVAVHLPCRSLVVLYGEARHRWKHAIRREDIHGRRVCSTFRELSAEFLQGGEQEKLGSELLDIALSFKGAPL; via the exons ATGGATCAAGATGTCTGGAGAGAATCTCAGTCAGGCCGACGGAAACAG GACTTTGGTCCAAAGGTGAACTTCAAGAAACGGCGTGTCCGTGTGGGAGATTTCACTGGCCTGCCTGCGATCAGTCGCCACCTGGTGGACAGGATGTCAAAGGTACCTCAGTTGGCCTCCTTCAAACCAGTAGAGCAGTGCAACCTAGACTATGATCCCGACAGAGGATCTGCTATTGACCCTCACTTGGATGACAGTTGGCTGTGGGGCGAGCATCTGGTCACCATTAACCTGCTCTCGGACACTGTCCTCACCATGAGTTTAGATCAAGGCTGGGGAGACATGGACCACGGTGAGGTGAGAGTGGCCGTGCATTTACCATGCAGATCATTGGTTGTACTCTACGGAGAGGCACGTCACCGGTGGAAACATGCCATCCGCAGAGAAGACATTCATGGGCGCAGAGTGTGCAGCACCTTCCGGGAACTGTCTGCTGAGTTCCTGCAGGGAGGAGAGCAGGAGAAACTGGGCTCAGAGTTGTTAGATATAGCACTGAGCTTCAAGGGTGCGCCTCTGTAA
- the lrwd1 gene encoding leucine-rich repeat and WD repeat-containing protein 1 → MAKITEKILLEKSSPKTNKLDQIKTLNLSRMGLKSEDLPVPLLSKLCRLEQLDLSGNMLQEIPKGLCLPCLKILNCSNNDMEDVTSLEALRNIEELRLEDNLYLTVNDEHKVIFLLPKLRMFNGKDISSTAHHIRHGSTEILRKRVIGLWERSFTVPDPQQSLAAVEKSFVNAVQSQIKYGPSSLSDYTKWRLEMIAKEYLKSLTCSEEGSKVTDITPTKENETPAERKACDLGGNSVTSPQKRTRNNTEVSAEASPRKSSHLASAAPAEPSPRKSTRVLSTPQKTDPILSSPRKHARMTNVDTPEGSPRKSSRLENISQNVVSKTESPRKASKSPGISMPTSRPAKCESPRKTAKDQTTAQQSKQTTADTPRKTTRVKLRVPQEPVSLQPFHVLQCHSRQDSPDDFSTQLWACAFEPPLECSGGDVRGGSRTVATCGGETLCVIDCESGHVLKKYKVPGEEFFSLAWSTVLMSRTGGSTRPCNILAAGGKRGLVKLIHPRVNLAFGEFRVSRRAISIMRFSPRNVSFLFTGTYENKIFLWDIGGLDRDYNFKISKLLVLETCSTPLHLSLLPTSPDTHLLSACDDGLCVFDIELSKNTQKRNEEMEIVFPVYKKKDKKNTYRTIDGLSFLSDDIVASKSHMQGSIYLWSWSATRASWNGRKKEVAAVVLAELQWSSTDVPYLSLGTCPGYSYVVCGDEQGRLWMYHITDTMMENFKSGKTISATEVLEWPSPVRAGKGTLEGPSINSIAMDPDLQYLVALTDKNMAVVWKRENH, encoded by the exons ATGGCGAAGATAACAGAGAAGATACTGCTGGAGAAAAGCTCTCCAAAGACAAACAAACTGGACCAGATCAAGACCCTCAA TCTGTCACGCATGGGTCTGAAGAGCGAGGATCTGCCTGTGCCTCTGCTATCTAAACTGTGTCGTCTAGAGCAGTTGGATTTGTCTGGGAACATGTTGCAGGAGATTCCCAAAGGCCTCTGTCTGCCCTGCCTGAAGATCCTGAACTGCTCAAACAATGATATGGAGGATGTGACGTCACTGGAAGCCCTGAGAAACATCGAAGAGCTTAGACTAGAGGACAACCTCTACCTCACA gtCAACGATGAACACAAAGTGATCTTCCTGTTACCTAAACTGAGGATGTTCAACGGGAAGGATATCAGCTCTACGGCCCATCATATTCGCCATGGCAGCACTGAGATCCTCAGGAAGAGA GTGATTGGTTTGTGGGAACGAAGCTTCACTGTCCCTGATCCCCAACAAAGTCTGGCTGCTGTGGAGAAGAGTTTTGTTAATGCTGTGCAAAGCCAAATCAAATATGGCCCCAGTTCCTTGAGTGATTACACGAAGTGGAGG CTTGAAATGATTGCAAAGGAATATTTGAAGTCACTGACGTGCAGTGAAGAAGGAAGCAAAGTCACAGACATAACTCCAACAAAGGAGAATGAG ACTCCTGCAGAGAGAAAGGCTTGTGATCTTGGTGGTAACAGTGTCACAAGTCCTCAGAAAAGAACCCGAAACAACACCGAGGTGTCTGCAGAGGCCAGTCCACGAAAGTCAAGTCACTTGGCGAGTGCAGCTCCGGCTGAGCCTAGTCCACGAAAATCCACTCGAGTGCTGAGCACTCCACAGAAAACTGACCCTATATTGTCCAGCCCCAGAAAGCATGCCAGAATGACCAATGTGGACACTCCAGAGGGAAGTCCAAGGAAATCAAGCCGCCTGGAAAATATTTCTCAGAACGTTGTTAGCAAAACTGAAAGCCCCAGAAAAGCATCTAAGAGCCCTGGCATCTCTATGCCCACATCAAGGCCGGCGAAATGTGAGAGCCCAAGGAAAACGGCTAAAGATCAGACTACAGCTCAACAAAGCAAACAGACCACTGCTGACACGCCTCGGAAAACTACCAGAGTCAAACTCCGAGTTCCTCAG GAGCCGGTGAGTCTGCAGCCGTTCCATGTCCTGCAGTGTCACAGTCGACAGGACAGTCCAGACGACTTCAGCACCCAGCTTTGGGCCTGTGCCTTTGAGCCCCCGCTGGAATGCAGTGGTGGTG ATGTCAGAGGTGGCTCTCGGACCGTTGCCACATGTGGAGGGGAAACTTTGTGTGTGATTGACTGTGAGTCAGGACATGTGCTGAAGAAATACAAGGTTCCTGGTGAG GAGTTCTTCTCACTAGCATGGTCCACTGTGCTGATGTCCAGGACCGGTGGCTCTACCCGACCCTGCAATATCCTGGCTGCTGGTGGAAAGAGGGGTCTTGTAAAGCTCATCCATCCCCGAGTCAACCTGGCGTTCGGAGAGTTTCGCGTCAGTCGACGTGCCATTTCCATTATGCGCTTCAGTCCACGCAACGTTAGCTTTCTCTTCA CTGGAACGTATGAAAATAAGATCTTTTTGTGGGACATTGGTGGACTGGATCGTGATTACAACTTTAAAATCAg TAAGCTGCTAGTCCTGGAGACGTGCTCCACTCCTCTGCATCTCTCTCTGCTCCCCACGTCTCCAGACACGCACCTCCTCTCGGCCTGTGATGACGGGCTGTGTGTCTTTGACATCGAGCTCAGTAAAAACACACAGAAGAG aaatgAGGAGATGGAGATTGTGTTTCCAGTTTACAagaaaaaagacaagaaaaacACGTACCGGACTATTGACGGACTGAGCTTCCTCTCAGATGATATAGTGG CATCCAAGAGCCACATGCAGGGCTCTATCTACCTGTGGAGCTGGAGTGCTACGCGTGCATCTTGGAATGGCAGAAAGAAAGAGGTGGCAGCTGTTGTTCTGGCAGAGCTGCAGTGGTCCAGCACCGATGTCCCATACCTGTCTCTAGGCACCTGTCCAG GTTATAGTTATGTGGTGTGTGGGGATGAGCAAGGCAGACTATGGATGTACCATATCACAGACACCATGATGGAAAACTTCAAGAGTGGAAAAACGATCTCAGCCACTGAG GTGCTGGAGTGGCCGTCACCGGTTAGAGCTGGAAAGGGTACATTAGAGGGGCCTTCTATTAACAGCATTGCCATGGATCCTGATCTACAGTACTTGGTTGCTCTTACTGACAAGAACATGGCCGTGGTTTGGAAGAGAGAGAATCACTGA